A DNA window from Vanacampus margaritifer isolate UIUO_Vmar chromosome 19, RoL_Vmar_1.0, whole genome shotgun sequence contains the following coding sequences:
- the gjd2b gene encoding gap junction protein delta 2b, producing MGEWTILERLLEAAVQQHSTMIGRILLTVVVIFRILIVAIVGETVYNDEQSMFVCNTLQPGCNQACYDRAFPISHIRYWVFQIIMVCCPSLCFITYSVHQSAKQKERRYSTVYLSLDKEQDSMKRDDSKKIKNTIVNGVLQNTENTNKEAEPDCLEVKDMPNSIVRTTKSKMRRQEGISRFYIIQVVFRNALEIGFLVGQYFLYGFNVPAVYECDRYPCIKDVECYVSRPTEKTVFLVFMFAVSGICVVLNLAELNHLGWRKIKAAVRGVRARRKSIYEIRNKDLPRMSMPNFGRTQSSDSAYV from the coding sequence GATCCTGCTGACAGTGGTGGTGATTTTTCGTATTCTGATCGTGGCAATAGTTGGAGAGACAGTGTACAATGATGAGCAGTCCATGTTTGTATGTAACACTTTACAGCCAGGCTGTAACCAGGCTTGTTACGACAGAGCTTTCCCAATCTCTCACATCAGGTACTGGGTGTTCCAGATCATTATGGTCTGCTGCCCCAGTCTTTGCTTTATCACCTACTCTGTCCACCAGTCTGCCAAGCAGAAGGAGCGGCGCTACTCCACAGTGTACCTCTCCCTGGACAAGGAGCAGGATTCTATGAAAAGAGATGATAGCAAGAAGATCAAGAACACTATTGTTAATGGGGTGCTACAGAACACAGAGAACACCAACAAGGAGGCGGAGCCTGATTGCCTTGAGGTCAAAGACATGCCCAATTCGATCGTGCGAACTACTAAGTCCAAAATGAGAAGGCAGGAAGGCATATCTAGGTTCTACATCATTCAGGTGGTGTTTAGAAACGCATTGGAGATAGGATTTCTTGTGGGTCAATATTTCCTCTATGGATTCAATGTCCCCGCTGTGTATGAGTGCGACCGATACCCTTGCATAAAAGATGTTGAGTGTTATGTTTCCAGGCCAACGGAGAAGACAGTGTTTTTGGTCTTCATGTTTGCAGTCAGCGGCATTTGTGTGGTGCTTAACTTAGCAGAGCTCAACCATCTAGGATGGAGGAAGATCAAAGCTGCCGTTCGAGGAGTGCGGGCCAGGAGGAAGTCTATTTATGAAATCCGCAACAAAGACTTGCCTAGGATGAGTATGCCCAACTTTGGACGCACTCAGTCCAGTGACTCTGcatatgtataa